One window of the Rhodococcus sovatensis genome contains the following:
- the gltB gene encoding glutamate synthase large subunit, with protein MKHTPGPQGLYDPRNEHDSCGVAFVVDMHGRRSRDIVEKAITALVNLEHRGAAGSEPNTGDGAGILIQVPDAFFRAVVDFELPAAGAYATGVAFLPQGKNDAARACEGVRQIVEDEGMKVLGWREVPTDDSSLGALARDAMPTFRQLFFASPDFSVTDIELERRAFVIRKRVEHELGEEGAGKDGPGRETVYFPSLSPSTFVYKGMLTTPQLKGFYLDLQDERVESALGLVHSRFSTNTFPSWPLAHPFRRVAHNGEINTATGNENWMRAREALIESDVFGGAEALAKIFPVVTHGASDTARFDEVLELLHLGGRSLPHAVLMMIPEAWERHESMDPARRAFYKYHSSLMEPWDGPASVCFTDGTVIGAVLDRNGLRPSRLWVTDDGLVVMASEVGVLDIDPSKVVRKVRLQPGRMFLVDTAQGRIVSDDEIKDELAAEHPYQQWLDEGLTSIDDLPDRPHVHMPHDRVLIRQQIFGYTNEELNVLVSPMAKTGAEAIGSMGTDTPIAVLSTRPRMLFDYFSQLFAQVTNPPLDAIREEIVTSLGGTIGPEGDLLNPGPDACKQIVLPQPILHNDDLSKLVHINDDGTQEELRSVVVRGLYPVADGGEGLRASLEAIRTQVSAAISGGARIIVLSDRESSEKLAPIPSLLLTSAVHHHLVREKTRTKVGLIIEAGDAREVHHMALLIGFGAAAVNPYMAFESIEDMIERGALTDIDFDKAVANYIKAAGKGVLKVMSKMGISTLASYTGAQLFQVIGLSQDLVDEYFTGLNSHLGGIDLEQVAQDVAARHSVAYLTNRQERAHRELETGGEYQWRREGEYHLFNPDTVFKLQHSTRTGQYDVFKEYTKMVDDQSERLASLRGLFRFKTEDRQPISIDEVEPASEIVKRFSTGAMSYGSISAEAHETLAIAMNRLGGRSNSGEGGEDVSRFEPDENGDWRRSAIKQVASGRFGVTSHYLTNCTDIQIKMAQGAKPGEGGQLPAHKVYPWVAEVRHSTPGVGLISPPPHHDIYSIEDLAQLIHDLKNANPQARIHVKLVSEVGVGTVAAGVSKAHADVVLISGHDGGTGATPLTSVKHAGGPWELGLAETQQTLLLNGLRDRIVVQVDGQLKTGRDVMVAALLGGEEFGFATAPLVVSGCIMMRVCHLDTCPVGVATQNPVLRKRFAGKPEFVENFFMFIAEEVRELMAQLGFRTLDEAVGQVGLLDTTAAKEAWKASKLDLSPILDEVESAFMNQDLYNTGVQDHGLDKALDQQLIAQSRNALDKGEKVTFESKITNVNRTVGTMLGHELTKAYGGVGLPDNTIDITFTGSAGNSFGAFVPSGMTLRLHGDANDFVGKGLSGGRIVLRPSLNAPAGFVAEDNIIGGNVFLFGATQGEALIRGVVGERFAVRNSGAVAVVEGVGDHGCEYMTGGKVVIIGETGRNFGAGMSGGVAFIFDPNKTFEANLNTELVDIESIEGDEFTWLKEIVTRHYDETGSEVAERILADWSQQVNHFVKVMPRDYKKVLLAISEAEKNGADVDEAIMEAARG; from the coding sequence ATGAAGCACACTCCGGGCCCCCAAGGCCTCTACGACCCCCGAAACGAGCACGACTCCTGTGGCGTCGCGTTCGTTGTGGACATGCATGGTCGTCGTAGTCGAGACATCGTTGAGAAGGCCATCACTGCGCTGGTCAACCTCGAACATCGGGGCGCCGCCGGCTCCGAGCCCAACACCGGTGACGGCGCCGGAATCCTGATCCAGGTACCCGACGCGTTCTTCCGCGCTGTCGTGGATTTCGAGCTGCCCGCTGCCGGCGCATATGCCACCGGAGTCGCCTTCCTTCCGCAGGGAAAGAACGATGCGGCCCGTGCATGCGAGGGCGTGCGACAGATCGTCGAAGACGAGGGCATGAAGGTCCTCGGGTGGCGTGAAGTTCCCACCGACGACTCCTCTCTCGGGGCGCTCGCGCGCGACGCGATGCCGACGTTCCGTCAGTTGTTCTTCGCCTCCCCCGACTTCTCCGTTACCGACATCGAACTCGAGCGCCGCGCGTTCGTCATTCGTAAGCGCGTCGAACACGAGTTGGGTGAAGAAGGCGCAGGCAAGGACGGCCCGGGCCGCGAGACTGTGTACTTCCCGTCGCTCTCACCTTCCACCTTCGTCTACAAGGGCATGCTGACGACGCCGCAGCTCAAGGGTTTCTACCTGGATCTGCAGGACGAGCGCGTCGAAAGCGCTCTCGGACTTGTGCATTCGCGCTTCTCGACCAACACGTTCCCGTCGTGGCCGCTCGCGCACCCGTTCCGCCGCGTCGCGCACAACGGCGAGATCAACACCGCAACCGGCAACGAGAATTGGATGCGAGCCCGCGAGGCTCTCATCGAGTCCGACGTGTTCGGTGGCGCCGAGGCGCTGGCCAAGATCTTCCCAGTCGTCACGCACGGCGCAAGTGACACAGCACGTTTCGACGAGGTCCTCGAGCTGCTCCACCTCGGTGGACGTAGCTTGCCGCACGCCGTGCTCATGATGATTCCCGAAGCATGGGAGCGTCACGAGTCCATGGATCCCGCTCGTCGGGCGTTCTACAAGTACCACTCCTCGCTCATGGAGCCCTGGGACGGACCGGCCTCGGTGTGCTTCACCGACGGCACCGTCATCGGCGCAGTTCTCGACCGCAACGGGTTACGCCCGAGCCGTCTCTGGGTCACCGACGACGGTCTCGTCGTCATGGCGTCCGAGGTCGGCGTACTGGACATCGACCCGTCGAAGGTCGTCCGCAAGGTTCGCCTGCAACCGGGCCGCATGTTCCTCGTCGACACCGCGCAGGGCCGCATCGTCTCCGACGACGAGATCAAAGACGAGCTCGCCGCCGAGCACCCGTACCAGCAGTGGCTCGACGAGGGTCTGACCTCGATCGACGACCTGCCGGATCGCCCGCACGTCCACATGCCGCACGATCGTGTGCTGATCCGTCAGCAGATCTTCGGGTACACCAACGAGGAACTGAACGTACTCGTCTCGCCGATGGCGAAGACCGGGGCGGAGGCCATCGGCTCGATGGGCACCGACACGCCTATCGCAGTGCTCTCGACGCGTCCGCGGATGCTGTTCGATTACTTCTCACAGCTTTTCGCGCAGGTCACCAACCCGCCGCTCGACGCCATCCGCGAGGAGATCGTCACAAGCCTCGGTGGCACCATCGGACCCGAGGGTGACCTCCTCAACCCAGGTCCCGATGCTTGCAAGCAAATCGTGCTCCCACAGCCGATCCTGCACAACGACGATCTGTCCAAGCTTGTCCACATCAACGACGACGGCACCCAGGAAGAACTGCGTTCGGTCGTCGTCCGCGGTCTGTACCCGGTCGCCGACGGCGGCGAGGGCCTGCGCGCGTCGTTGGAAGCCATCCGAACTCAGGTTTCCGCGGCGATCTCCGGCGGCGCACGCATCATCGTGCTGTCCGATCGTGAGTCGAGCGAGAAGCTCGCACCGATCCCGTCGTTGCTGCTGACCTCCGCGGTGCACCACCACCTCGTTCGCGAGAAGACCCGTACCAAGGTCGGTTTGATCATCGAGGCCGGTGACGCCCGCGAGGTGCACCACATGGCACTGCTGATCGGATTCGGAGCAGCAGCGGTCAACCCGTACATGGCATTCGAGTCCATCGAGGACATGATCGAACGCGGTGCCCTCACCGACATCGACTTCGACAAGGCCGTCGCCAACTACATCAAGGCCGCAGGCAAGGGTGTACTCAAGGTGATGTCCAAGATGGGCATCTCGACGCTGGCGTCCTACACCGGCGCGCAGCTGTTCCAGGTCATCGGCCTGTCCCAGGATCTCGTCGACGAGTACTTCACCGGACTGAACAGCCACCTCGGTGGCATCGACCTCGAGCAGGTCGCACAGGATGTGGCCGCACGCCACTCCGTCGCGTACCTGACCAACCGTCAGGAGCGCGCCCACCGCGAGCTCGAGACGGGTGGCGAGTACCAGTGGCGTCGGGAAGGGGAATACCATCTCTTCAACCCCGACACTGTGTTCAAGCTTCAGCACTCCACTCGCACGGGTCAGTACGACGTCTTCAAGGAATACACGAAGATGGTCGACGACCAGTCCGAGCGCCTTGCGTCGCTGCGTGGTCTGTTCCGCTTCAAAACCGAGGATCGTCAGCCGATCTCGATCGACGAGGTCGAGCCGGCGTCGGAGATCGTCAAACGCTTCTCGACGGGTGCGATGAGCTACGGCTCCATCTCCGCCGAGGCGCACGAGACACTGGCGATCGCGATGAACCGCCTCGGCGGCCGATCGAACTCCGGAGAGGGCGGCGAGGACGTCTCACGCTTCGAGCCGGACGAGAACGGTGACTGGCGACGCTCGGCCATCAAGCAGGTCGCGTCGGGCCGCTTCGGTGTCACCTCGCACTACTTGACCAACTGCACGGACATCCAGATCAAGATGGCGCAGGGCGCGAAGCCCGGTGAGGGCGGCCAGCTTCCGGCGCACAAGGTGTACCCCTGGGTTGCCGAGGTTCGGCACTCGACGCCAGGCGTCGGGTTGATCTCGCCGCCGCCGCACCACGACATCTACTCGATCGAGGATCTCGCTCAGCTGATCCACGATCTGAAGAACGCCAACCCGCAGGCTCGCATCCACGTCAAGCTCGTCTCCGAGGTCGGCGTCGGAACGGTCGCCGCTGGTGTCTCCAAGGCGCACGCCGACGTGGTGCTCATCTCGGGCCACGACGGTGGCACGGGTGCTACACCGTTGACGTCGGTCAAGCATGCAGGTGGACCGTGGGAGCTCGGGCTGGCCGAGACCCAGCAGACGTTGCTGCTCAACGGACTTCGCGATCGCATCGTCGTTCAGGTCGACGGCCAACTCAAGACCGGCCGTGACGTCATGGTCGCGGCGCTGCTCGGTGGTGAGGAGTTCGGTTTCGCCACCGCGCCTCTCGTCGTGTCGGGCTGCATCATGATGCGCGTCTGCCACCTCGACACCTGTCCAGTCGGTGTTGCGACGCAGAACCCGGTGCTGCGCAAGCGTTTCGCGGGCAAGCCCGAGTTCGTCGAGAACTTCTTCATGTTCATCGCCGAAGAGGTCCGTGAGCTCATGGCGCAACTCGGCTTCCGCACGCTCGACGAGGCCGTCGGTCAGGTCGGGTTGCTCGACACGACCGCTGCCAAGGAAGCGTGGAAGGCGTCGAAGCTGGACCTCTCGCCGATCCTCGACGAGGTCGAGTCGGCCTTCATGAACCAGGACCTCTACAACACGGGCGTTCAGGATCACGGACTCGACAAGGCTCTCGATCAGCAGCTCATCGCGCAGAGCCGCAACGCCCTCGACAAGGGCGAGAAGGTGACCTTCGAGTCGAAGATCACCAACGTCAACCGCACGGTCGGCACGATGCTCGGGCACGAGTTGACCAAGGCGTACGGCGGAGTCGGACTGCCCGACAACACGATCGATATCACGTTCACCGGTTCGGCGGGCAACAGCTTCGGTGCGTTCGTGCCTTCGGGCATGACGCTGAGGCTGCACGGCGACGCCAACGACTTCGTCGGCAAGGGCCTGTCGGGCGGACGCATCGTTCTGCGCCCGTCGCTCAACGCACCAGCGGGATTCGTCGCCGAGGACAACATCATCGGCGGAAACGTGTTCCTGTTCGGTGCGACGCAGGGTGAGGCTCTCATCCGCGGTGTCGTCGGGGAACGTTTCGCCGTACGTAACTCCGGAGCAGTGGCAGTCGTCGAAGGCGTCGGCGATCACGGTTGCGAGTACATGACGGGCGGCAAGGTCGTCATCATCGGTGAGACCGGACGTAACTTCGGTGCCGGGATGTCCGGGGGAGTCGCGTTCATCTTCGATCCGAACAAGACGTTCGAAGCGAACCTGAATACCGAACTCGTCGATATCGAGAGCATCGAGGGTGACGAGTTCACCTGGCTCAAGGAGATCGTCACACGTCACTACGACGAAACGGGATCCGAGGTTGCAGAGCGAATCCTCGCGGACTGGTCACAGCAGGTGAACCACTTCGTGAAGGTCATGCCGCGCGAT